One window of Brachybacterium ginsengisoli genomic DNA carries:
- a CDS encoding bifunctional methylenetetrahydrofolate dehydrogenase/methenyltetrahydrofolate cyclohydrolase, whose translation MTAQILDGKATAKAIKEELAERVTRLVEAGHERPGLATLLVGDDPGSAAYVRGKHRDSEQIGLTSIQKHLPADATQADVEAVVDELNADPACTGYIVQLPLPKQIDTDAILERIDPAKDADGLHPMNLGRLMLNAYGPIHTPLPCTPRAVIDLLLRHDIDLAGKDVVVIGRGITVGRSIGALMTRRSINATVTLTHTGTTDLPEHLRRADVIVAAAGVAHLVRPEDVKPGAIVLDVGVSRQEDPEGGKAKLVGDVDPAVAEVASWISPNPGGVGPMTRALLMNNVVEAAERAAGIEVSA comes from the coding sequence ATGACGGCACAGATCCTCGACGGCAAGGCCACCGCGAAGGCGATCAAGGAGGAGCTGGCCGAGCGCGTCACGCGACTCGTCGAGGCCGGGCACGAGCGCCCCGGACTCGCCACCCTCCTGGTCGGAGACGACCCCGGCAGCGCCGCCTATGTGCGCGGCAAGCACCGCGACAGCGAGCAGATCGGGCTCACCTCGATCCAGAAGCACCTCCCGGCGGATGCCACCCAGGCCGATGTCGAGGCTGTGGTCGACGAGCTCAACGCGGATCCCGCCTGCACCGGCTACATCGTCCAGCTCCCGCTCCCGAAGCAGATCGACACCGACGCGATCCTCGAGCGGATCGATCCGGCCAAGGACGCCGACGGCCTGCACCCCATGAACCTCGGTCGTCTGATGCTCAACGCCTACGGGCCGATCCACACCCCGCTGCCGTGCACGCCGCGAGCGGTCATCGATCTGCTCCTGCGCCACGACATCGACCTCGCGGGCAAGGACGTCGTCGTGATCGGCCGCGGCATCACCGTGGGCCGCTCGATCGGTGCGCTCATGACCCGCCGCAGCATCAACGCGACCGTCACGCTGACCCACACCGGCACCACCGACCTGCCGGAGCATCTCCGCCGGGCGGACGTGATCGTCGCGGCCGCGGGCGTCGCCCATCTGGTGCGTCCCGAGGACGTCAAGCCCGGCGCGATCGTGCTGGATGTCGGCGTCTCCCGCCAGGAGGACCCCGAGGGCGGGAAGGCGAAGCTCGTGGGCGATGTGGATCCCGCGGTCGCCGAGGTCGCCTCCTGGATCAGCCCCAACCCCGGAGGCGTCGGCCCGATGACGCGAGCGCTGCTCATGAACAACGTCGTCGAGGCGGCCGAGCGCGCCGCGGGGATCGAGGTGTCCGCATGA
- the glyA gene encoding serine hydroxymethyltransferase: MNVLDQSIADLDPDIAQVLDRELARQQRTLEMIASENFVPRAVLQAQGSVLTNKYAEGYPGRRYYGGCEEVDVAEQIAIDRAKELFGAEHANVQPHSGASANAAVMHALARPGDKLMGLSLAHGGHLTHGMKINFSGRLYDIVAYETEPGTGLIDMDKVHELAVAEQPKVIVAGWSAYTRQLDFPRFREIADEVGAALWVDMAHFAGLVAAGLHPSPVPYADVVSTTIHKTIGGPRSGMILCTEKWAKKIDSAVFPGQQGGPLMHVIAAKAVALKVAASEDFKDRQARTLEGAKILAERLQAEDAKAAGVKVISGGTDVHLVLVDLVDSELDGQQAEDRLHEAGITVNRNAVPNDPRPPRVTSGLRIGTPALATRGFGAAEFTEVADVIALALTGGADLESLRARTEALAAAKPLYAELQQY; encoded by the coding sequence GTGAACGTCCTCGACCAGTCCATCGCCGATCTCGATCCGGACATCGCCCAGGTGCTCGATCGCGAGCTCGCGCGCCAGCAGCGCACGCTCGAGATGATCGCGAGCGAGAACTTCGTCCCCCGCGCCGTGCTGCAGGCCCAGGGATCGGTCCTCACCAACAAGTACGCCGAGGGCTACCCGGGCCGCCGCTACTACGGTGGCTGCGAAGAGGTCGATGTCGCCGAGCAGATCGCGATCGACCGTGCGAAGGAGCTGTTCGGCGCCGAGCACGCGAACGTCCAGCCCCACTCGGGCGCCTCGGCGAACGCCGCCGTCATGCACGCCCTGGCCCGCCCCGGCGACAAGCTCATGGGCCTGTCCCTCGCCCATGGCGGCCACCTCACCCACGGCATGAAGATCAACTTCTCCGGCCGTCTCTACGACATCGTGGCCTACGAGACCGAGCCCGGCACGGGCCTGATCGACATGGACAAGGTGCACGAGCTGGCCGTGGCCGAGCAGCCCAAGGTCATCGTCGCCGGCTGGTCGGCGTACACGCGCCAGCTCGACTTCCCCCGCTTCCGCGAGATCGCCGACGAGGTCGGCGCCGCGCTGTGGGTGGACATGGCGCACTTCGCGGGCCTCGTCGCCGCGGGCCTGCACCCCAGCCCCGTCCCCTACGCGGACGTGGTCTCCACCACGATCCACAAGACCATCGGCGGTCCCCGCTCCGGCATGATCCTGTGCACGGAGAAGTGGGCCAAGAAGATCGACTCCGCGGTCTTCCCCGGCCAGCAGGGCGGCCCGCTCATGCACGTCATCGCGGCGAAGGCCGTGGCGCTGAAGGTCGCCGCCTCCGAGGACTTCAAGGACCGTCAGGCCCGCACCCTCGAGGGCGCGAAGATCCTCGCCGAGCGCCTCCAGGCCGAGGACGCGAAGGCGGCCGGGGTCAAGGTCATCTCCGGCGGCACCGACGTGCACCTCGTGCTCGTGGACCTCGTGGACAGCGAGCTCGACGGACAGCAGGCCGAGGACCGTCTGCACGAGGCCGGCATCACCGTGAACCGCAACGCGGTGCCCAACGATCCCCGCCCGCCGCGCGTCACCTCCGGCCTGCGCATCGGCACGCCGGCGCTCGCCACCCGCGGCTTCGGCGCCGCCGAGTTCACCGAGGTCGCCGACGTCATCGCGCTCGCCCTCACCGGCGGCGCGGACCTCGAGTCGCTGCGCGCACGCACCGAGGCCCTCGCCGCGGCGAAGCCGCTGTACGCCGAGCTGCAGCAGTACTGA
- the rpmG gene encoding 50S ribosomal protein L33, translating to MASKSSDVRPKITMACVDCKARNYITKKNRRNTPDRLELSKFCPTCGKQTAHRETR from the coding sequence GTGGCGAGCAAGAGCTCTGACGTGCGTCCCAAGATCACCATGGCTTGTGTTGATTGCAAGGCGCGCAACTACATCACCAAGAAGAACCGTCGCAACACCCCGGATCGGCTCGAGCTCTCGAAGTTCTGCCCGACCTGCGGCAAGCAGACGGCGCACCGCGAGACCCGCTGA
- a CDS encoding WXG100 family type VII secretion target has product MNSTLGMNIEEVRRMSAQLRDAAEEITRIEQELTSGLADVDWTGPDADRFRSQWQGEMVPALQQIMTSVNELGDSAERNAAGQENVSSH; this is encoded by the coding sequence GTGAACTCCACGTTGGGTATGAACATCGAAGAGGTCCGGCGGATGTCCGCCCAGCTGCGCGACGCCGCGGAGGAGATCACCCGGATCGAGCAGGAGCTGACCAGCGGTCTGGCCGATGTCGACTGGACCGGCCCGGACGCGGACCGCTTCCGCAGCCAGTGGCAGGGTGAGATGGTCCCGGCCCTGCAGCAGATCATGACCTCGGTCAACGAGCTGGGGGACTCCGCCGAGCGCAACGCCGCCGGGCAGGAGAACGTCTCGTCCCACTGA
- a CDS encoding UDP-N-acetylmuramate dehydrogenase yields MRLSDLTTLRIGGEIRNLVEARTADEVIAAVSAADAAGEPLLVLGGGSNLVASDEPFEGTVVLLRDPEDPPLLDATCEVGASGEPDGIPVDPAELTPLEPTCGGALVEYFAGVNWDRAVRYAVARGMVGIEALSGIPGSVGATPIQNVGAYGQEVAATISRVRTWDREQNAVRTFFAADCGFAYRDSVFKRTRYSGVPSATGRYVVLSVTFQHTIGSLSAPIRYAQLADALGVRVGDRAPMQQVRETVLSIRASKGMVLDPGDHDTWSAGSFFTNPILDAADAERLPAEAPRYDVGDDRVKTSAAWLISHSGIERGHAVGERAAVSTKHSLALTNRGGAGSDDLVALAHDVQARVQESFGIHLEPEPVRLGLAL; encoded by the coding sequence ATGAGGCTCTCCGACCTCACCACCCTCCGCATCGGCGGAGAGATCCGGAACCTCGTCGAGGCCCGCACCGCCGACGAGGTCATCGCGGCGGTCTCCGCGGCCGACGCCGCCGGGGAGCCGCTGCTCGTGCTCGGCGGCGGCTCGAACCTCGTCGCCTCCGATGAGCCCTTCGAAGGCACCGTGGTGCTGCTGCGGGACCCCGAGGACCCGCCGCTGCTGGACGCCACGTGCGAGGTGGGCGCCTCGGGGGAGCCCGATGGCATCCCCGTCGATCCCGCGGAGCTCACGCCGCTCGAGCCCACCTGCGGCGGTGCGCTCGTCGAGTACTTCGCCGGGGTGAACTGGGACCGGGCCGTCCGCTACGCGGTCGCCCGCGGGATGGTGGGCATCGAGGCGCTCTCCGGGATCCCCGGATCCGTCGGCGCCACCCCGATCCAGAACGTGGGCGCCTACGGCCAGGAGGTCGCCGCGACCATCTCGCGCGTGCGCACCTGGGACCGTGAGCAGAACGCCGTGCGCACCTTCTTCGCGGCCGACTGCGGCTTCGCCTACCGCGACAGCGTCTTCAAGCGCACCCGCTACTCGGGCGTCCCCTCGGCGACGGGCCGCTACGTGGTTCTCTCGGTGACCTTCCAGCACACGATCGGTTCGCTCTCCGCCCCGATCCGCTACGCCCAGCTGGCCGATGCGCTCGGCGTCCGGGTCGGGGACCGGGCGCCGATGCAGCAGGTGCGTGAGACGGTGCTGAGCATCCGTGCGAGCAAGGGAATGGTGCTGGATCCGGGCGACCACGACACCTGGAGCGCCGGATCCTTCTTCACCAACCCGATCCTCGACGCCGCGGACGCCGAGCGTCTGCCCGCCGAGGCTCCCCGCTACGACGTCGGCGACGACCGGGTCAAGACCAGCGCGGCGTGGCTGATCAGCCACTCGGGGATCGAGCGCGGGCATGCCGTGGGGGAGCGGGCCGCCGTCTCCACCAAGCACTCCCTGGCACTGACGAACCGCGGGGGCGCCGGCAGCGACGACCTGGTCGCCCTCGCCCACGACGTCCAGGCCCGGGTCCAGGAGAGCTTCGGCATCCACCTCGAGCCCGAACCGGTGCGGCTCGGCCTCGCACTCTGA
- a CDS encoding WXG100 family type VII secretion target gives MAFKGMDPGEGNEVAQAVTQAGEQILEAVGDMTTVVNSVEWVGPDYDGYKEEWNSFIGGPLANLVEALQQKGKELTQHAEEQEQESNNG, from the coding sequence ATGGCTTTCAAGGGTATGGATCCGGGCGAGGGCAACGAGGTCGCTCAGGCTGTCACGCAGGCTGGCGAGCAGATTCTCGAGGCTGTCGGTGATATGACGACGGTCGTCAACTCGGTCGAGTGGGTCGGTCCGGATTACGACGGCTACAAGGAGGAGTGGAACTCCTTCATCGGTGGGCCGCTGGCGAACCTGGTCGAGGCTCTTCAGCAGAAGGGCAAGGAGCTCACTCAGCATGCTGAGGAGCAGGAGCAGGAGTCGAACAACGGCTGA
- a CDS encoding YajQ family cyclic di-GMP-binding protein, whose product MADSSFDIVSKLDRQEIDNAVNQAVKEVGQRYDFRGTGASITLSGDEIVMTANAEERVLAVLDVLQSKLIRRGISLKALDVGEPKQSGKEVRLAASLKEGISTEDAKKISKLIRDEGPKAVKARIEGDELRVSSKSRDDLQSVIALLKGKDLDVALQFVNYR is encoded by the coding sequence GTGGCAGATTCATCGTTCGACATCGTCAGCAAGCTCGATCGGCAGGAGATCGACAACGCGGTCAACCAGGCCGTGAAGGAGGTCGGCCAGCGCTATGACTTCCGAGGGACCGGAGCGTCGATCACCCTCAGCGGGGACGAGATCGTCATGACCGCCAATGCGGAGGAGCGGGTGCTCGCAGTGCTGGACGTGCTGCAGTCCAAGCTCATCCGCCGGGGCATCTCGCTCAAGGCTCTCGACGTGGGCGAGCCCAAGCAGTCCGGCAAGGAGGTGCGCCTGGCCGCGTCCCTCAAGGAGGGCATCAGCACCGAGGACGCCAAGAAGATCTCCAAGCTGATCCGTGATGAGGGCCCGAAGGCGGTCAAGGCGCGGATCGAGGGCGACGAGCTGCGCGTCTCCTCCAAGAGCCGTGACGATCTGCAGTCCGTCATCGCTCTGCTGAAGGGCAAGGATCTGGACGTCGCCCTGCAGTTCGTCAACTACCGCTGA
- a CDS encoding MaoC/PaaZ C-terminal domain-containing protein has translation MTTTPAAPADLSALTVGQELARTRHEVSRDTLVRYAGASGDFNPIHYNDAVAEQAGLPGVIAHGMLTMGTAITGLLDAIVDPTAVRAYSTRFTNPIPVPATGSVALEVVAVVGAIDEAAGTARVDLTAQVDGTKVLGRARATLALPAAPADGSAEQGAA, from the coding sequence ATGACCACCACCCCCGCCGCCCCCGCGGACCTCTCCGCACTGACCGTCGGCCAGGAGCTCGCCCGCACCCGTCACGAGGTCTCCCGCGACACCCTCGTGCGCTACGCCGGGGCCTCCGGCGACTTCAACCCCATCCACTACAACGACGCCGTCGCCGAGCAGGCCGGACTGCCCGGGGTCATCGCCCACGGCATGCTCACCATGGGCACTGCCATCACCGGGCTGCTCGACGCCATCGTCGATCCCACGGCGGTGCGCGCCTACTCCACCCGGTTCACCAACCCGATCCCGGTGCCCGCCACCGGCTCCGTGGCCCTCGAGGTCGTCGCCGTCGTCGGCGCGATCGACGAGGCGGCGGGCACCGCGCGGGTGGATCTGACCGCGCAGGTGGACGGGACCAAGGTGCTCGGCCGTGCCCGGGCCACCCTCGCCCTCCCGGCCGCCCCCGCTGATGGCTCGGCGGAGCAGGGCGCCGCATGA
- a CDS encoding FHA domain-containing protein: MSSTISVEFCGEWWRVEDGEELTIGREADLTVDEDNAFLHRRFLTIVQVEAMWWLVNIGSRLSATITDGTGSMQAWLAPGARIPLVFDVTKVVFTAGPTTYDLAVHAESPEFARIAGPDDPVGETTMGSVQLTPSQKLLILALSEPMLVREGSGMSSVPTSAQAAQRLGWQLTKFNRKLDNVCDKLDRLGVRGLRGGPGKLASNRRARLVEHAVFSRLVTTDDLPLLDQAQDTDDD, encoded by the coding sequence ATGTCATCGACGATTTCGGTCGAGTTCTGCGGGGAATGGTGGCGCGTCGAGGACGGCGAGGAGCTGACCATCGGCCGGGAGGCTGACCTCACCGTCGACGAGGACAATGCCTTCCTCCATCGCCGGTTCCTCACGATCGTGCAGGTCGAGGCGATGTGGTGGCTGGTCAACATCGGCTCGCGGCTCTCTGCGACGATCACCGACGGGACCGGGTCGATGCAGGCCTGGCTGGCGCCGGGCGCTCGGATCCCGCTGGTCTTCGACGTGACCAAGGTGGTGTTCACCGCCGGCCCCACCACCTATGACCTCGCCGTGCACGCGGAGTCCCCCGAGTTCGCCCGGATCGCCGGGCCGGATGACCCGGTGGGGGAGACGACGATGGGCTCGGTGCAGCTCACCCCGAGCCAGAAGCTGCTGATCCTCGCGCTCTCCGAGCCGATGCTCGTCCGTGAGGGCTCCGGGATGAGCTCCGTGCCGACCTCCGCCCAGGCCGCGCAGCGGCTGGGGTGGCAGCTGACGAAGTTCAACCGCAAGCTCGACAACGTCTGCGACAAGCTCGACCGGCTCGGCGTGCGCGGGCTGCGCGGTGGTCCCGGCAAGCTGGCCAGCAACCGTCGGGCCCGGCTCGTCGAGCACGCCGTCTTCTCGCGGCTGGTCACCACCGACGACCTGCCGCTGCTGGACCAGGCGCAGGACACCGACGACGACTGA
- a CDS encoding FtsK/SpoIIIE domain-containing protein: MRIKLTLRRPEDRLTDLEVTADATATVADVANALYLADPLRGDVEAPEGLTLQVQDPGAGPGAKGVRSLDREIDLIQAGLRSGSIVSIARSSAEYATRSESRGAAVALMRVLSGPEAGREFPLPSGSSIVGREGDLDIRIADPMLSKRHARLNVGDSIEIVDLHSSNGVVIGGEQVQRAVIGPSDTVMIGQTTFSVIALHRLGGTAPSSPVVEFNRSPRVVPRFPYRPLKAPAPPKEPNPQFFPIFMMFAPILMGGFMFSMTRSPFSLMFVFMMPMMATAGYLNRKFQQKKVLERQIKNFEDGLASLKRRVTAAQDLERAVRLVETPSAADTVDAAFRLGRLLWTHRPEHNAFGTVRLGLGIAPSRVGIEMPAENDAIPKYYDMLDDMNEEYKLIAGVPVAAELRYAGNIGIAGGGEEADGVARGIVTQIFALHSPAEVAIAAITSRSSREMWQWLKWLPHTSSPHSPLPGDHLADTPGRGTSLLSRIEELIEQRAGDAPPQLRTPMTIELEQAPDVPPEPVTPYLVVIIEDDAPVDRARLVRIAERGPDVGVHVIWSASNVAALPAACRTYVSVEESIEGASAGHVRLGERFYPVTVETVSIEVASGVARHLAPVVDAGVPIDDDSDLPRAISYLKLGGMQMAEDPNYIIERWKENNSLTPRDGSEPQRRKHDANLRGLVGHNGQDAFHLDLRTNGPHALVGGTTGAGKSEFLQAWVLGMATAHSPDRVTFLFVDYKGGAAFADALALPHTVGLVTDLSQHLVRRALTSLRAELHHREHLLNRKKAKDLVSLERTGDPEAPPSLIIIVDEFAALAKEIPEFVDGVVDVAARGRSLGLHLILATQRPAGVIKDNLRANTNLRIALRMADEADSKDILGDKMAAHFDPGIPGRGAAKTGPGRIATFQSGYAGGWTTEEPERARIDIVEKDFGTGEQWDIPAPPAKEVKDPGPNDISRVVATVKAAAENAGVPAPRKPWLSELADAYDLSRLPSRRTDEELLLGVMDVPEDQAQPTTSYVPDRDGNMAIYGTGGSGKSTTLRTLAISAASTVRGGPVHVYGLDFGASGLTMLEDLPHVGAIVPGDDEERVIRLLRTLRKLIDERAKEFAKMRAGSVAEYRELAGKPDTPRILLLVDGMAAFREAYDYSNLSKWFTTFVQIATDGRQVGVHVIVTGDRPNAIPTSLGSSIQRRLIHRMASDDDYMAFGEPKDILDSTSPPGRSIQDGHEVQVAVHGGDSNVALQAREVAKLAKAMRRAGVPEAPDVERLPERVEFSSLRPTVGGMPTLGQADETLSEITFEPRGAFMVTGPMGSGRTTAMLTIATALKAMDEPMRLVRFSSRRTPLTGLDVWDVEASDPDTVRELAGQLRQTIESGSVGEGKLALFIDGVADFTGSGVENDLDKLIRASTREGQFVVGENESATWSQAYVLAQPFKAGRRGLLLQPSDMDGDTLLGTGLGRIRRADFPPGRGFLVFSGRAMKLQVAQNTAG; the protein is encoded by the coding sequence ATGCGCATCAAGCTCACGCTGCGCAGGCCCGAGGATCGGCTGACCGATCTCGAGGTCACCGCCGATGCGACGGCGACGGTCGCCGACGTGGCCAACGCCCTGTACCTCGCGGATCCGCTGCGCGGGGACGTCGAGGCGCCCGAGGGGCTCACCCTCCAGGTCCAGGACCCCGGCGCAGGCCCCGGGGCGAAGGGCGTGCGCTCCCTGGACCGCGAGATCGACCTGATCCAGGCCGGACTGCGCTCGGGCAGCATCGTCTCCATCGCGCGCTCCTCGGCGGAGTACGCCACGCGCTCCGAGTCCCGCGGCGCGGCGGTCGCCCTGATGCGCGTGCTCTCGGGCCCCGAGGCGGGCCGCGAGTTCCCGCTGCCCTCCGGCTCGAGCATCGTGGGCCGCGAGGGCGATCTGGACATCCGGATCGCCGATCCCATGCTCTCCAAGCGCCACGCCCGCCTGAACGTCGGCGACTCCATCGAGATCGTGGACCTGCACTCCTCCAACGGCGTCGTGATCGGCGGCGAGCAGGTGCAGCGGGCCGTCATCGGCCCCTCGGACACGGTGATGATCGGTCAGACCACCTTCTCGGTGATCGCCCTGCACCGGCTCGGCGGCACGGCCCCGAGCTCGCCGGTGGTGGAGTTCAACCGGTCGCCGCGCGTGGTGCCCCGCTTCCCCTATCGGCCGCTGAAGGCGCCCGCCCCGCCCAAGGAGCCGAATCCGCAGTTCTTCCCGATCTTCATGATGTTCGCCCCGATCCTCATGGGCGGCTTCATGTTCTCCATGACCCGCAGTCCGTTCTCGCTCATGTTCGTGTTCATGATGCCGATGATGGCCACGGCCGGCTATCTGAACCGCAAGTTCCAGCAGAAGAAGGTCCTCGAACGGCAGATCAAGAACTTCGAGGACGGACTCGCCTCCCTCAAGCGCCGAGTCACCGCAGCCCAGGACCTCGAGCGTGCGGTGCGCCTGGTAGAGACGCCGTCCGCGGCGGACACGGTCGATGCGGCGTTCCGGCTGGGCCGACTGCTGTGGACCCATCGCCCCGAGCACAACGCCTTCGGCACCGTGCGGCTGGGGCTCGGTATCGCCCCGTCCCGCGTGGGCATCGAGATGCCCGCGGAGAACGACGCGATCCCCAAGTACTACGACATGCTCGACGACATGAACGAGGAGTACAAGCTGATCGCCGGGGTGCCGGTGGCGGCGGAGCTCCGCTACGCCGGGAACATCGGGATCGCCGGCGGCGGGGAGGAGGCCGACGGGGTGGCCCGCGGCATCGTCACCCAGATCTTTGCCCTGCACTCCCCGGCGGAGGTCGCGATCGCCGCGATCACCTCGCGCTCCAGCCGCGAGATGTGGCAGTGGCTGAAGTGGCTCCCGCACACCTCGAGCCCTCACTCGCCGCTTCCCGGCGACCATCTCGCCGACACCCCCGGGCGTGGGACCTCCCTGCTCTCCCGCATCGAGGAGCTCATCGAGCAGCGTGCGGGCGATGCCCCGCCGCAGCTGCGCACCCCGATGACCATCGAGCTCGAGCAGGCTCCGGACGTCCCTCCGGAGCCGGTCACCCCGTATCTCGTGGTCATCATCGAGGACGACGCCCCGGTGGACAGGGCCCGTCTGGTGCGCATCGCGGAGCGCGGGCCGGATGTTGGCGTGCACGTGATCTGGTCGGCCTCGAACGTCGCTGCCCTGCCTGCGGCCTGCCGCACCTACGTCTCCGTCGAGGAGTCCATCGAGGGGGCGAGCGCCGGCCATGTGCGGCTGGGGGAGCGGTTCTACCCGGTGACGGTCGAGACGGTCTCCATCGAGGTCGCCTCCGGGGTGGCCCGCCACCTCGCACCGGTGGTCGATGCCGGTGTGCCGATCGACGACGACTCCGACCTGCCGCGAGCGATCTCCTACCTCAAGCTCGGCGGCATGCAGATGGCCGAGGACCCCAACTACATCATCGAGCGGTGGAAGGAGAACAACTCCCTCACCCCGCGCGACGGCTCCGAGCCGCAGCGGCGCAAGCACGATGCGAACCTACGCGGCCTCGTCGGCCACAACGGCCAGGACGCCTTCCACCTCGACCTGCGCACCAACGGACCTCACGCCCTGGTGGGCGGCACCACCGGCGCGGGCAAGTCCGAGTTCCTCCAGGCGTGGGTGCTGGGCATGGCCACCGCGCACAGCCCCGACCGGGTCACCTTCCTGTTCGTGGACTACAAGGGCGGCGCCGCGTTCGCCGACGCCCTCGCCCTGCCCCATACGGTCGGCCTGGTCACCGACCTCTCCCAGCACCTGGTGCGCCGCGCGCTGACCTCGCTGCGCGCGGAGCTGCACCACCGCGAGCACCTGCTGAACCGGAAGAAGGCCAAGGACCTGGTCTCGCTCGAGCGCACCGGCGACCCCGAGGCACCGCCCAGCCTGATCATCATCGTCGACGAGTTCGCGGCGCTGGCCAAGGAGATCCCGGAGTTCGTGGACGGCGTCGTGGACGTCGCCGCCCGAGGCCGCTCGCTGGGCCTGCACCTGATCCTCGCCACCCAGCGGCCGGCCGGCGTGATCAAGGACAACCTGCGCGCCAACACGAACCTCCGCATCGCCCTGCGCATGGCCGACGAGGCGGACTCCAAGGACATCCTGGGCGACAAGATGGCCGCGCACTTCGACCCGGGGATCCCCGGCCGCGGTGCGGCCAAGACCGGGCCGGGACGGATCGCGACCTTCCAGTCCGGGTACGCCGGCGGCTGGACCACGGAGGAGCCCGAACGGGCCCGGATCGACATCGTGGAGAAGGACTTCGGCACCGGGGAGCAGTGGGACATCCCCGCACCCCCGGCCAAGGAGGTCAAGGACCCCGGCCCCAACGACATCTCCCGGGTGGTCGCGACCGTCAAGGCTGCGGCGGAGAACGCCGGGGTCCCGGCGCCCCGCAAGCCCTGGCTGTCCGAGCTGGCCGATGCCTACGACCTCTCGCGCCTCCCCAGCCGCCGCACCGACGAGGAGCTCCTGCTGGGCGTCATGGACGTCCCCGAGGACCAGGCCCAGCCCACGACCTCCTACGTCCCCGACCGTGATGGCAACATGGCGATCTACGGGACCGGCGGATCCGGCAAGTCCACCACGCTGCGCACCCTCGCGATCTCGGCAGCCTCCACCGTCCGCGGCGGGCCCGTGCACGTGTACGGTCTCGACTTCGGCGCCTCGGGGCTGACGATGCTCGAAGACCTGCCGCATGTGGGCGCGATCGTGCCGGGGGACGACGAGGAGCGGGTGATCCGTCTCCTGCGGACGCTCCGGAAGCTGATCGACGAGCGGGCGAAGGAGTTCGCGAAGATGCGCGCCGGGTCCGTGGCCGAGTACCGCGAGCTGGCCGGGAAGCCGGACACCCCGCGCATCCTCCTGCTGGTCGACGGCATGGCCGCGTTCCGCGAGGCCTACGACTACTCGAACCTCTCGAAGTGGTTCACGACCTTCGTCCAGATCGCGACCGACGGCCGCCAGGTGGGCGTGCACGTGATCGTGACCGGCGACCGGCCCAACGCCATCCCCACCTCGCTCGGATCCTCGATCCAGCGGCGCCTCATCCACCGCATGGCCAGCGATGACGACTACATGGCCTTCGGCGAGCCCAAGGACATCCTGGACAGCACCTCGCCTCCCGGCCGATCGATCCAGGACGGGCACGAGGTGCAGGTCGCGGTGCATGGCGGAGATTCGAACGTCGCGCTCCAGGCCCGTGAGGTCGCCAAGCTCGCCAAGGCGATGCGTCGCGCCGGCGTCCCCGAGGCGCCGGACGTCGAGCGTCTGCCCGAGCGGGTCGAGTTCTCCTCCCTCCGCCCGACCGTCGGTGGGATGCCGACGCTGGGTCAGGCCGACGAGACCCTCTCGGAGATCACCTTCGAGCCGCGTGGGGCCTTCATGGTCACGGGGCCGATGGGCTCCGGGCGCACCACGGCGATGCTCACCATCGCGACCGCGCTGAAGGCGATGGACGAGCCGATGCGGCTGGTCCGCTTCTCCTCGCGCCGAACCCCGCTGACAGGTCTCGACGTCTGGGACGTCGAGGCCTCGGATCCGGACACCGTCCGCGAGCTCGCCGGGCAGCTGCGACAGACCATCGAGTCCGGCAGCGTCGGAGAGGGCAAGCTCGCCCTGTTCATCGACGGCGTCGCGGACTTCACCGGCAGCGGCGTCGAGAACGATCTGGACAAGCTCATCCGCGCGAGCACCCGTGAGGGCCAGTTCGTCGTGGGGGAGAACGAGTCCGCCACCTGGTCGCAGGCGTACGTGCTCGCCCAGCCCTTCAAGGCCGGCCGCCGCGGCCTCCTGCTGCAGCCGAGCGACATGGACGGCGACACGCTGCTCGGAACCGGATTGGGGAGGATCCGTCGAGCGGACTTCCCGCCCGGTCGCGGGTTCCTCGTGTTCTCCGGTCGTGCGATGAAGTTGCAGGTCGCGCAGAACACGGCCGGCTGA
- a CDS encoding MaoC family dehydratase, translating to MPTTPDPAFAGRTYPAGPVHTVSAAKIVEFARATGATSALHTDAEAARGAGHADVVAPPTFLVSLAQATEAQYIEDPASGIDFSRVVHGEESFTLHRPVVAGDRLVPTLTVEAIRAAGGHAMVTTRVDLADEAGTEVAAVRSMLVVRGD from the coding sequence ATGCCCACCACCCCCGATCCCGCCTTCGCCGGCCGCACGTACCCTGCGGGTCCCGTGCACACGGTCTCGGCCGCGAAGATCGTCGAGTTCGCCCGCGCCACCGGTGCGACCTCCGCGCTGCACACGGATGCCGAAGCGGCCCGTGGTGCCGGCCACGCCGATGTGGTCGCGCCGCCCACCTTCCTCGTCTCCCTCGCCCAGGCCACCGAGGCCCAGTACATCGAGGATCCGGCCTCCGGGATCGACTTCTCCCGGGTGGTCCACGGCGAGGAGTCCTTCACCCTCCACCGACCCGTGGTCGCCGGGGACCGACTGGTCCCCACCCTCACCGTCGAGGCCATCCGCGCCGCCGGCGGCCACGCGATGGTCACCACCCGCGTGGACCTCGCCGACGAGGCCGGCACCGAGGTCGCCGCCGTGCGCAGCATGCTCGTCGTCCGCGGCGACTGA